CGAACACTCTAAGTTTGACTCGACTCTGGATAATCAGAATTCTCATACAAGGCCAACAGAAACCTCTCACGATAatttcaacttcgaagcgAGAGAGGTGCTAAATCAGTTAGATGACTCTGCAAGTCCGGGTGAAGCTCGGGACGATGACCGTGTCATTTCACTGTctgcaaaggaagaagaagatatcagGAGAATGAAGAGCGTCTATAAGGTTTACCTAGATAGGAATGGGACCGTGAAACAACGGCCgtttgatgaaagtgaACTGcaggacgacgaggaagaacaagaagctaTGGCTCAGTCTTCGAACATATCGGAAACTAACGCGGGCACTCAATTAAGAGTCGCCTCAGATTCTCATAGAGTGGCTTCGTCAATTTACTCAGCTCCACCACCGCAATCTTATCCAGCGCAAGAGACTCAACTCAATCCTGAGAATTATTACACGGATCACAGTCCGACATCGCAACAATATTCCAATCAGCCACAGAATGTGGCTCCTTACGGCTATGCGCAGTCTTATgaacagcaacaacagtATCCACCACAGCATTATCCTATGCAATTTTCGCAGCAACACCAATATGCACATCCTCAAACCTTGGAAACTATCGGCGAGCTGCCAACTCCGACGAATCTGCCATTCTCCACATCATCTCACTCGCTCACGTCGTTCAGACAGAAATCTAAGCAACCACAGATAGCTCAACTGCAGACTGCCAGAATCAACGGTACTGCCGTAAATCCGATGGACCACCCAGAAATGTTTTACGCTCAAGGTAATGATTCCTACACCTCCTACCAAACGGCGAACGGTTCTGTGGTTAGTCAACCAGCCGCGCCATACCAACTGAGACAAAGTGTCGTCATGACAAATCCTTCGGATCTCACAGCAGCTCCGAGATTCCGACCTGCTGGCTCCATCAGGACCGCTAGTGCTGCCAACACGCGCAATAACACTATAACGAGCAGAATGAACCCATACtatcagcagcaacaggCGTACAATTTGCGCGTCAGTGGCCTGCTCAACGAAGCGGACGTCACGCAACCGCCAAGTGTCGGCCAGATCCTACCGCATTCTGGATCTAACGAGGACCTAAGAAGACAGATAGGCGGATCTCACAACTACAACGTGGTTTGAGAGCCTGAGGGCCAACGGGCGTACTGGGAGTCTTGTAATTTAAAGAAAGCATCTGATTGTATACTATATCGACATACGTACTGAAAGCAACTGTGCCAAACTAAGAGAAATCGAAATCATCGATCTGGTTTCTGTATTTCAGCACTGTCTTCCGAATCTTCGAGTTATCCGTCCAAGTAACATAGTCCTCCATGTTTCTGGTCACCAGATAAGCCGGATCGCTTATCAAGTTGGGCCCAACACGGACGTGTCCCTGCTCGATGAACTTCACGGCGTCTTTTATCGTCTCCGCCATCTTCAACCTGTGCATAACCACGGGGAGCCTCCTTCTGCAAAGAGCGCTCACGGTGACTCTATTCTCCAAGTCTGAGATCTTTGACTTCGTCGCCAGTATTCCCATCGCATacagcttctccagcagcaattgctcgTGCTTCAGCCGGAACGGATCCGCAGGCGGCAGCAACGACAGCTTGTGAGCCAGCCGCCGTATATCACCGCATATCTTGTTATATTTGTGGTAATCCTCTCTATTCTGGATGTGGTACGTTCTCATCACCTGCGTGTCCCGGTGGCCTTGGTCTTGCTTCCaatcgaagaagtcgacctttttcagcagtttcTGCTCATGgtgcttcaacttcctAACCATCCTAGCGATTGCAACCCTCCAGACCTCTTCCTGGGCCTCTAATCCACCTTACTCGAGTGGTTTATAaaggcgatgagctgctcatTACTGGTGATTTCTAAGTTGAAAAATGTCGTCACTATCGACGACGGCTTAACTGACTCGACTTTTCAATATAAGAAGGAATGGTTAACTACACTTCGAATTGGCgtctttgagcagctgtCGAGAGGTCGTTGTGTGGTCTGCGGAGTGTGAGCTGGCATGTCGTTCATTCTAAAACgatctttctctttgagcGGCGCCTTGCGGTCGCATATTGGGAGCACTGCGATCTACCTGACGCCGCAGACGAAGGTGTGTGTGACACCGCTGGCAGTGCCCAGGATAATCAGGAAGGGCCGCAagtcgatgaagctgaCGCAGCTGGCAACCGTGGAGGGTCCCAGGGGCAGGATCGAGATGGAGATCCCGGATTTTGTGAGCGTGAAGCTGGAGGACAACAACGCCAAGCTCACCGTGTGTGTGGCGAGCCCGGAGCAGAAAATGCAGCGGTCGATGTGGGGCACCGTGAGGTCCCACTTGAACAACCACGTCAGCGGCGTCAACGAGGGCCATCTGGCGTCGCTGCGGTTCGTCGGGACCGGCTACCGGGCCCAACTCGAGCGCAACAACACGTTCGTGAACGTGAAAGTCGGCGCCTCCGTCACGCAGGGACTCACCGTACCGGACGGCATCGCCGTCAAGTCGCCGTCCCCGACCTCGCTGCTGGTCGAGGGCTGCAACAAGCAGCAGGTGCTGCTTTTCGCAGCAAACCTGCGCAAGTTCCACCCTCCAGAGCCCTACAAGGGCAAGGGAATCTATGTGAATAACGAGACCATCAAGctgaaggacaagaagatcaaatgaGCCCGCTCACGACTTGTAAATAGGCTTTATATACTATAATATGTGCGGCACGTGACCTGAAATTCGGTATATAGTGAAGATTTTGGCCATAGTAGTGTAGGTTGCTTAAGAACAGTCGCTGAAGGCTCTGGGACTGGGTTATTAGCTTCAAGATGGTCAAATCTGTGTGGCCCAATGTACGTGGAGTGAGGTTTTTGGGAAACAGTTCTACAAGACCGTCGCTGGTCGCTCCAAGTGTGGTTTCCACGGTGCCATTGCAGGCAGGAAAGATCAACCATTGTGCCGAACAGGCACAGCTTAGAAGATGGCTGCCGGTTCGGTGTGGTGCTCTCTGTAAGAAGGAGGGCATGATGCCGTTTTTTGACGAGACTACCGGCAAGAGAGTCGCTGCTACTGTGCTCTCTTTGAACAACGTTGAAGTGATGATGCACCGTACAGTTGAGAAAAACGGGTACACGGCGTGCCAGGTGGGATACGGGCTCAAACATCCGTCCAAGGTCAGCAGACAGCTGCTGGGGCATTTTGCGTCGAAATTTGTGAACCCGAAGGAGAAGGTTGCAGAGTTCCGGGTCAAGAACGAGTCTGGGTTACTTCCGTTGGGTACGCTGATAAAGCCGtcgttcttcaaaagcGGACAGTTTGTTGACTTGAGATCGATTAGCAAGGGCAAGGGATTTGCCGGTGTGATGAAGCGACACAACTTCAAGGGATTGAAGGCATCGCATGGTGTCTCTATAATGCATAGACACGGTGGTTCGTACGGTCAGAACCAGGACCCGGGGCGTATTCTGCCGGGCAAGAAGATGCCGGGCCACATGGGCAGCCAGCAGGTCACCATACAGAACGTTCAAGTACTCAAAGTGGACGATGCGAAGGGAGTCGTGTTGGTGAAAGGATCAGTTGCCGGTCCTAAGGGTGCTTTTGTCAAGATCCAAGATGCTATCAAGAAGCCTCCTACTGAGCTTTGAAACCTGATAGTCAAAAGATTTGTAGATGTTCTCTTT
Above is a genomic segment from Torulaspora globosa chromosome 1, complete sequence containing:
- the MRPL6 gene encoding mitochondrial 54S ribosomal protein uL6m (ancestral locus Anc_5.109); translation: MSFILKRSFSLSGALRSHIGSTAIYLTPQTKVCVTPLAVPRIIRKGRKSMKLTQLATVEGPRGRIEMEIPDFVSVKLEDNNAKLTVCVASPEQKMQRSMWGTVRSHLNNHVSGVNEGHLASLRFVGTGYRAQLERNNTFVNVKVGASVTQGLTVPDGIAVKSPSPTSLLVEGCNKQQVLLFAANLRKFHPPEPYKGKGIYVNNETIKLKDKKIK
- the IMP3 gene encoding snoRNA-binding rRNA-processing protein IMP3 (ancestral locus Anc_5.108), which gives rise to MVRKLKHHEQKLLKKVDFFDWKQDQGHRDTQVMRTYHIQNREDYHKYNKICGDIRRLAHKLSLLPPADPFRLKHEQLLLEKLYAMGILATKSKISDLENRVTVSALCRRRLPVVMHRLKMAETIKDAVKFIEQGHVRVGPNLISDPAYLVTRNMEDYVTWTDNSKIRKTVLKYRNQIDDFDFS
- the MRPL9 gene encoding mitochondrial 54S ribosomal protein uL3m (ancestral locus Anc_5.110), which codes for MVKSVWPNVRGVRFLGNSSTRPSLVAPSVVSTVPLQAGKINHCAEQAQLRRWLPVRCGALCKKEGMMPFFDETTGKRVAATVLSLNNVEVMMHRTVEKNGYTACQVGYGLKHPSKVSRQLLGHFASKFVNPKEKVAEFRVKNESGLLPLGTLIKPSFFKSGQFVDLRSISKGKGFAGVMKRHNFKGLKASHGVSIMHRHGGSYGQNQDPGRILPGKKMPGHMGSQQVTIQNVQVLKVDDAKGVVLVKGSVAGPKGAFVKIQDAIKKPPTEL
- a CDS encoding uncharacterized protein (ancestral locus Anc_5.107), which codes for MLETKVMSATRTSLAGTYTVVKREAQSSGSSTSSGKVAKCTGSESSCQKPSNTSAVTVGVAVAIPVGCVLILFVVILWVVYRRNKKEAQEDNDPDFEGDTEYLPAAKGTNGYSLSTSSHSGDSQTPKEWAGDEESYFAGNSGRYLRGSESVRNSQARNVDPFILPEANDDSLRDFARQLQNDEFGPYRIASNSNSRATSQLSLPLEKNPMKVSSNVGSNVTRYTSADTNHTLGDATPTGDSTSSSEPPLNQSPVKSVTGDVTRKYAEDHSGLEAEHSKFDSTLDNQNSHTRPTETSHDNFNFEAREVLNQLDDSASPGEARDDDRVISLSAKEEEDIRRMKSVYKVYLDRNGTVKQRPFDESELQDDEEEQEAMAQSSNISETNAGTQLRVASDSHRVASSIYSAPPPQSYPAQETQLNPENYYTDHSPTSQQYSNQPQNVAPYGYAQSYEQQQQYPPQHYPMQFSQQHQYAHPQTLETIGELPTPTNLPFSTSSHSLTSFRQKSKQPQIAQLQTARINGTAVNPMDHPEMFYAQGNDSYTSYQTANGSVVSQPAAPYQLRQSVVMTNPSDLTAAPRFRPAGSIRTASAANTRNNTITSRMNPYYQQQQAYNLRVSGLLNEADVTQPPSVGQILPHSGSNEDLRRQIGGSHNYNVV